One genomic window of Panicum hallii strain FIL2 chromosome 6, PHallii_v3.1, whole genome shotgun sequence includes the following:
- the LOC112896406 gene encoding uncharacterized protein LOC112896406 isoform X2, with protein sequence MAPPPAGRPIVLLLFLLPVLAASDPVLDDGYAVTTFSDLNPLPASGPHPYAVLPRPRAGDLLLLDSAGAALYTLALPTPGEPRGLAAAFDRPRSVAVDAADNVYVADRARVAGHLHGVVRKVAPDGSTTTIAGGLSSGSGRRDGPAQNATFSTDFELVYVPKICALLVADRGNRLIRQINLKPEDCAHDTHSGLGTTSVSVIAIFCALLGSVIGFLFRHFYPINAGNLHQPLFQQDAEAIPENPEEGNSDQLLRHKKRSC encoded by the exons ATGGCCCCGcctcccgccggccgccccatcgtacttctcctcttcctcctcccggtGTTAGCCGCGTCCGATCCCGTCCTCGACGACGGCTACGCGGTCACCACCTTCTCCGACCTCAACCCGCTCCCGGCCTCGGGGCCCCACCCCTACGCGGTCCTCCCGCGGCCCCGTGCGGgggacctcctcctcctcgactccgccggcgccgcgctctACACGCTCGCCCTCCCCACCCCCGGCGAGCCGCGCGGGCTTGCCGCCGCCTTCGACCGCCCGCGCAGCGTCGCCGTCGACGCCGCCGACAACGTCTACGTCGCGGACCGCGCCCGCGTCGCCGGGCATCTCCACGGCGTCGTCCGCAAGGTCGCACCCGACG GTTCTACTACTACGATTGCCGGAGGACTGTCATCAGGGTCTGGTCGCAGGGATGGACCGGCACAGAATGCTACCTTCTCAACAGATTTTGAGCTCGTTTATGTCCCCAAAATATGTGCATTGTTAGTTGCTGACAGAGGGAACCGATTGATTAGACAAATCAATCTGAAGCCAGAAGACTGTGCGCATGACACACATTCAG GCTTGGGTACTACATCGGTGTCGGTCATTGCCATATTCTGTGCACTACTCGGTTCAGTAATCGGGTTTTTATTTCGTCATTTTTACCCGATCAAT GCAGGAAATCTCCATCAACCGCTTTTTCAGCAGGATGCAGAAGCAATACCAGAGAACCCAGAGGAAGGCAACTCTGATCAGCTTCTGCGACATAAAAAGCGCAGTTGCTAG
- the LOC112896406 gene encoding uncharacterized protein LOC112896406 isoform X1 gives MAPPPAGRPIVLLLFLLPVLAASDPVLDDGYAVTTFSDLNPLPASGPHPYAVLPRPRAGDLLLLDSAGAALYTLALPTPGEPRGLAAAFDRPRSVAVDAADNVYVADRARVAGHLHGVVRKVAPDGSTTTIAGGLSSGSGRRDGPAQNATFSTDFELVYVPKICALLVADRGNRLIRQINLKPEDCAHDTHSGLGTTSVSVIAIFCALLGSVIGFLFRHFYPINEISINRFFSRMQKQYQRTQRKATLISFCDIKSAVASSMAFTLLLKLVRVSRGYLAVVFPTVRLQREVPRKLYRRPELRRTSTSPNIGLCNKAPLAPTEQQGDLISFAGDDGDEDSSKANSQGAKEPSFDYDLMGLVYTPQGSTKKIDHMIEANLSGFSGHEERCSLTVSSYSISRRRVHGDK, from the exons ATGGCCCCGcctcccgccggccgccccatcgtacttctcctcttcctcctcccggtGTTAGCCGCGTCCGATCCCGTCCTCGACGACGGCTACGCGGTCACCACCTTCTCCGACCTCAACCCGCTCCCGGCCTCGGGGCCCCACCCCTACGCGGTCCTCCCGCGGCCCCGTGCGGgggacctcctcctcctcgactccgccggcgccgcgctctACACGCTCGCCCTCCCCACCCCCGGCGAGCCGCGCGGGCTTGCCGCCGCCTTCGACCGCCCGCGCAGCGTCGCCGTCGACGCCGCCGACAACGTCTACGTCGCGGACCGCGCCCGCGTCGCCGGGCATCTCCACGGCGTCGTCCGCAAGGTCGCACCCGACG GTTCTACTACTACGATTGCCGGAGGACTGTCATCAGGGTCTGGTCGCAGGGATGGACCGGCACAGAATGCTACCTTCTCAACAGATTTTGAGCTCGTTTATGTCCCCAAAATATGTGCATTGTTAGTTGCTGACAGAGGGAACCGATTGATTAGACAAATCAATCTGAAGCCAGAAGACTGTGCGCATGACACACATTCAG GCTTGGGTACTACATCGGTGTCGGTCATTGCCATATTCTGTGCACTACTCGGTTCAGTAATCGGGTTTTTATTTCGTCATTTTTACCCGATCAAT GAAATCTCCATCAACCGCTTTTTCAGCAGGATGCAGAAGCAATACCAGAGAACCCAGAGGAAGGCAACTCTGATCAGCTTCTGCGACATAAAAAGCGCAGTTGCTAGCTCCATGGCCTTCACCCTCCTGCTTAAACTGGTCAGAGTTAGTCGTGGCTATCTTGCCGTGGTGTTCCCTACTGTTAGGTTACAGCGAGAAGTTCCCCGTAAGCTTTATCGTCGTCCTGAGCTACGCAGGACTAGCACTTCCCCTAACATTGGTCTTTGCAACAAAGCTCCTCTTGCTCCTACTGAGCAACAGGGGGATCTGATAAGCTTTGCTGGAGATGACGGTGACGAGGATAGTAGTAAAGCCAATAGTCAGGGGGCTAAGGAGCCATCCTTTGACTACGACTTGATGGGGCTTGTCTACACCCCACAGGGCAGCACTAAGAAGATAGATCACATGATCGAGGCCAACCTGTCAGGCTTTTCTGGTCATGAGGAACGATGTAGTTTAACTGTTAGTAGTTACAGTATAAGCAGGAGGAGGGTGCATGGAGATAAATAA